The Tepidibacter aestuarii genome contains a region encoding:
- the hemL gene encoding glutamate-1-semialdehyde 2,1-aminomutase — protein MKTTKSESIYSEAVKYIPGGVNSPVRAFKSVGLNPIFADHAKGSRLYDVDGNEYIDYICSWGPLMLGHSNEEVLSGVEDIIRRGTSYGVPTEIEVKMAKLICEAYESIEMVRMVNSGTEATMSALRVARAYTKRNKILKFEGCYHGHSDALLVKSGSGTITYGVPTSPGVPADVVKDTLVCRYNDLDSVKEIFKEHGQDIAAVIVEPVAGNMGVVAGKKEFLQGLRDITNEYKSVLIFDEVITGFRLAFGGAGQHYGIKADMTCLGKIIGAGLPVGAYGGKKEIMDMVSPVGPVYQAGTLSGNPLAMYMGYKNISILKNNQNIYKELEEKAIRLENGLKENLQKLNIEGTVNRAGSLVCLFFAKGPIENYEDVMNCDVEKFNIYFKELIERGILLAPTQFEAMFLSNAHTNEDIDCTIKASYEAMKIAFNK, from the coding sequence ATGAAGACTACTAAATCTGAAAGCATATATAGTGAAGCTGTAAAATACATACCTGGTGGAGTTAACAGTCCTGTTAGAGCATTTAAATCAGTTGGACTTAACCCTATATTTGCAGACCATGCTAAGGGTTCGAGATTATATGATGTTGATGGAAATGAATATATAGACTATATATGTTCTTGGGGACCATTAATGTTAGGTCACAGTAATGAAGAAGTTTTAAGTGGCGTTGAAGATATAATAAGAAGAGGAACAAGCTATGGAGTTCCTACAGAAATAGAAGTAAAAATGGCAAAATTAATATGTGAAGCATATGAATCAATAGAAATGGTTAGAATGGTAAACTCAGGAACAGAGGCTACTATGAGTGCATTAAGAGTAGCAAGAGCTTACACTAAGAGAAATAAAATATTAAAATTTGAAGGATGTTATCATGGACATTCTGATGCATTACTTGTTAAATCAGGATCTGGAACAATAACATATGGAGTACCTACAAGCCCTGGAGTTCCAGCAGATGTAGTAAAGGATACACTTGTATGTAGATACAATGATTTAGACTCAGTAAAAGAAATATTTAAAGAACATGGACAAGACATAGCAGCTGTAATAGTAGAGCCGGTTGCAGGTAATATGGGTGTAGTTGCAGGTAAAAAAGAATTTTTACAAGGACTTAGAGATATAACTAACGAATACAAATCTGTATTAATATTTGATGAAGTAATAACAGGATTTAGATTAGCATTTGGTGGAGCGGGTCAGCATTATGGAATAAAAGCAGATATGACATGCCTTGGAAAGATTATAGGAGCTGGACTTCCTGTTGGAGCTTATGGTGGTAAGAAAGAGATAATGGACATGGTATCTCCAGTTGGTCCTGTATATCAAGCAGGAACATTATCTGGAAATCCTCTTGCTATGTATATGGGATATAAAAATATAAGTATATTAAAGAATAATCAAAACATATATAAAGAGCTTGAAGAAAAGGCTATAAGACTCGAAAATGGACTTAAAGAAAATCTTCAAAAGCTTAATATAGAAGGAACTGTAAATAGAGCTGGATCTTTAGTATGTCTCTTCTTTGCAAAAGGACCTATAGAAAATTACGAAGATGTAATGAACTGTGATGTAGAAAAATTCAATATATATTTCAAAGAATTAATAGAAAGAGGAATACTACTTGCTCCAACGCAATTTGAAGCTATGTTTTTATCTAATGCTCATACGAATGAAGATATAGACTGCACAATAAAAGCAAGTTATGAAGCTATGAAGATAGCATTTAATAAATAG